The following proteins are encoded in a genomic region of Candidatus Babeliaceae bacterium:
- a CDS encoding NUDIX domain-containing protein: protein MTRYKLTPAVSVALIKDNKILLIRRNDQASFAPGLYHCPGGHVDADETIRQAAAREVFEEVGAIIDVDDLEFVHLLHRKGQTEEYLISFFIVRIWEQEPFNKEPHKHDMLDWCSIDNLPDTMIPAHRAALIDSFNGIVYSEYGW from the coding sequence ATGACGCGCTATAAATTAACACCTGCCGTAAGCGTTGCTTTAATTAAAGATAACAAAATTTTATTGATTAGAAGAAATGACCAGGCGTCATTTGCTCCTGGATTATATCATTGTCCTGGTGGGCATGTCGATGCAGATGAGACAATACGGCAAGCTGCCGCTCGAGAAGTATTTGAAGAAGTTGGTGCTATTATTGATGTTGATGATCTTGAATTTGTGCATTTGTTGCATCGCAAAGGTCAAACAGAAGAATATCTGATTTCTTTTTTTATTGTACGTATCTGGGAACAAGAGCCGTTCAATAAAGAACCGCATAAGCATGACATGCTTGACTGGTGTTCTATTGATAACTTGCCCGATACGATGATTCCGGCGCATAGAGCCGCTCTTATAGATAGTTTTAATGGAATAGTATATTCAGAATATGGATGGTAA
- the smpB gene encoding SsrA-binding protein SmpB, translated as MKIIANNKKAFFEYEILDHLEAGMVLTGNEVKALRAGHANLTGAFAVIHDGELTLINCHISPYSHAYNKDEDLTRRTRKLLVHKKQLNKLVGDIARKGITLVPLKLYFNERGRVKVDLGIAKHKKAHERKEVIKERDIARQTRRELKGI; from the coding sequence ATGAAAATTATTGCGAACAACAAAAAAGCTTTTTTTGAATATGAAATATTAGATCATCTTGAAGCTGGCATGGTACTGACCGGTAATGAAGTTAAAGCATTGCGAGCTGGGCATGCTAATTTGACCGGTGCATTTGCTGTAATTCATGATGGAGAATTGACGCTGATAAACTGTCATATTTCTCCCTATTCTCATGCATATAACAAAGATGAAGATCTTACACGCAGAACAAGAAAATTATTAGTTCATAAAAAGCAACTTAATAAACTTGTGGGTGATATTGCTCGCAAGGGGATAACGCTTGTGCCGCTCAAGCTGTATTTTAATGAACGTGGAAGAGTTAAGGTTGATCTTGGCATTGCTAAGCATAAAAAAGCACATGAACGTAAAGAAGTTATTAAAGAACGTGACATAGCACGACAAACTCGTCGTGAACTTAAAGGAATTTAG
- a CDS encoding ankyrin repeat domain-containing protein: MMKKIMLVISLCTVMTLKPASYWDTITTMFRAAGHKITAIASAFKSKAISAQQSIIAAYQRLRQTKQVPPVARPEQSQTSKSKVSEEFNLDDWYGDGKTGKMRLKLLQDHPDYKDAKTKDGTPFIIREVMAADKGSRAVVNQLMKSDADVNAIDGKGMTALMHAIKTSGARRFIEVLLEGVATDINIQDADGDTALMMAVSKNDPQVVQQLIEYKNIVADLAIKNRAGKTALDIAAAFLKTSKELSVLTKQEAIVQLLLNALLKHDPAIINAPDDSGDTLLMRAVEAGNMRMVQILVNNKYNARKDLVNKSNKTALEIADAKMIAAPSIHFDHFIYKQIRDMLSEGSKSEAVSNPEEFNLDDWYGHGKTGKMRLELLQDHPDYKDAKTKDGTPFIIREVMAGEQGSRAVVKQLIEFGADVNALDSKGMTALMHAIIVEGANKFIKTLLSSKTININIQDTDGDTALMMAASRRDSAAIRSLLNNNKIDFTLKNKANHTVLDIAEAALKDETDPFAMGRSVVIFSDLLKAIHNNDKSIINKKDDNTGQTLLMRMVTIGNEGLVKLLLEGYSADKSLTNKNHKTALEIAEAAKKIIPETDIEKHKAYENIINLLK; this comes from the coding sequence ATGATGAAAAAAATAATGCTTGTTATTTCTCTATGTACAGTTATGACGCTAAAACCAGCGAGCTATTGGGACACTATTACAACAATGTTTCGTGCAGCGGGACATAAAATTACGGCAATTGCTAGCGCGTTTAAGTCTAAAGCAATTAGTGCTCAGCAAAGTATTATTGCAGCTTACCAGAGGCTTCGTCAGACTAAACAAGTCCCGCCTGTTGCAAGGCCAGAACAATCTCAAACGTCAAAATCTAAAGTGTCAGAAGAATTTAATCTTGATGATTGGTATGGCGATGGTAAAACAGGTAAAATGAGGCTTAAATTACTTCAAGATCATCCCGATTATAAAGATGCCAAGACTAAAGATGGTACGCCATTTATAATACGTGAAGTAATGGCTGCAGATAAAGGCAGCAGAGCAGTCGTTAATCAATTAATGAAATCTGATGCTGATGTTAACGCAATTGATGGTAAAGGCATGACGGCTCTCATGCATGCAATTAAAACTTCTGGTGCAAGAAGATTTATAGAGGTTTTATTGGAAGGAGTGGCAACGGACATAAATATTCAAGATGCTGATGGAGATACAGCTCTTATGATGGCTGTGTCAAAAAATGATCCACAGGTAGTTCAACAACTTATCGAATATAAGAACATAGTGGCGGATCTTGCCATTAAAAATCGTGCAGGCAAAACAGCATTGGATATTGCAGCTGCATTTTTAAAAACATCAAAAGAGCTATCCGTTTTGACCAAACAGGAAGCCATTGTTCAGCTATTGCTTAATGCCTTGCTTAAGCATGATCCAGCTATTATTAATGCACCGGATGATAGTGGGGATACCCTTCTCATGCGAGCTGTAGAGGCAGGCAATATGAGAATGGTACAAATATTAGTAAATAATAAATATAATGCGAGAAAAGACTTGGTTAATAAAAGCAACAAAACTGCATTAGAGATAGCTGATGCAAAAATGATTGCAGCTCCATCAATCCATTTTGATCACTTTATTTATAAACAAATTCGCGACATGCTATCTGAGGGATCAAAATCTGAGGCGGTATCAAATCCAGAAGAATTTAATCTTGATGATTGGTATGGCCATGGTAAAACAGGTAAAATGAGGCTTGAATTACTTCAAGATCATCCCGATTATAAAGATGCCAAGACTAAAGATGGTACGCCATTTATAATACGTGAAGTAATGGCTGGGGAGCAAGGCAGCAGAGCAGTCGTTAAACAATTAATAGAATTTGGTGCTGATGTTAACGCACTTGATAGTAAAGGCATGACGGCTCTTATGCATGCAATTATTGTTGAAGGGGCGAATAAGTTTATAAAAACATTATTATCAAGTAAAACGATAAACATAAATATTCAAGATACTGATGGGGATACAGCTCTTATGATGGCTGCGTCTCGACGCGATTCAGCAGCGATTAGGAGCCTTCTTAATAACAATAAGATAGATTTTACTCTTAAAAATAAGGCAAATCATACAGTACTTGACATTGCAGAGGCGGCACTTAAAGACGAAACTGATCCATTCGCTATGGGACGATCAGTAGTCATTTTTTCTGATCTACTTAAGGCTATACATAACAACGATAAGAGTATTATTAATAAGAAAGATGATAATACAGGCCAAACCCTTCTCATGCGCATGGTAACAATAGGCAATGAAGGGTTAGTAAAACTATTACTAGAAGGTTATAGTGCCGACAAAAGCTTGACTAACAAGAACCATAAAACTGCATTAGAGATAGCTGAAGCGGCAAAAAAGATAATTCCAGAAACGGATATTGAAAAACACAAGGCCTATGAAAATATTATTAATTTACTCAAATAA
- the arfB gene encoding alternative ribosome rescue aminoacyl-tRNA hydrolase ArfB, with product MLDLSAACVYFLSWIKLCTIIIDLSTKKEGNMEDLPIKNGIVIPGSELEVVASRSGGPGGQHVNVTNTRITLRWNIPNTSALGEIQKARVMEKLQSKLTTEGDLIVHNSTGRSQQQNKEMAFANLAEMVRTALIIPKKRKRMRISKSAKEARLQSKTHRSTIKKLRNKKIQDY from the coding sequence ATGCTAGATTTGTCAGCGGCCTGCGTTTATTTCTTATCCTGGATAAAATTGTGTACCATAATAATAGATTTAAGTACAAAAAAAGAGGGAAATATGGAAGATTTGCCGATCAAGAATGGCATAGTAATTCCAGGCAGTGAACTTGAAGTTGTCGCAAGTAGATCTGGTGGGCCGGGTGGGCAGCATGTTAATGTAACAAACACGCGAATAACATTGCGCTGGAATATCCCCAACACGAGTGCACTGGGCGAGATTCAAAAAGCACGTGTGATGGAAAAATTGCAGTCAAAGTTGACGACCGAGGGGGATTTGATTGTTCATAATAGTACTGGGCGCAGCCAGCAACAGAATAAAGAAATGGCATTCGCCAATCTAGCAGAAATGGTGCGCACAGCACTTATCATACCCAAAAAGCGTAAGCGCATGCGCATATCAAAATCTGCCAAAGAAGCCCGCTTACAATCAAAAACTCATCGAAGCACCATCAAAAAACTACGCAACAAAAAAATTCAGGATTATTAA
- a CDS encoding ankyrin repeat domain-containing protein — MMKKAMLVISLCTVMTLKPASYWDTITTMFRAAEHKITAIASAFKSKAINAQQSITETYRKFRQTKKTQPFKAPEQKTFVYDDFYDEGKTYTDRIALIKSDPDTYKDAKYHGDPLIIWEINNLEPCSINNNEIKQYGRMEALRKKSEGCSLDVINTLLASEADVNATDTEGMTPLMHAINKRRLWIVHHLLSAQKQDVMVKDRRGFTALMYAAGIDIDLVPEIIKKVDVEHKNEYINMQNDEGKTALIRAIELNQPLIVEELVKSEADVTPETLNMAVEKWRNFQNTDKEYIADSIIRHLLKGLFNKDNFIFSEWDNDGETLLTRAAADGNYNMVRDILSKKYNADKNFTNKSDKTALEIAEAAKKIIPETDIEKHKAYEKIITLLGAPKHKEQKSEMVPNTKQSSPPAPVKLEQKTFEYKNFYGEGKTCDNRIALIKAYPDTCKDIKFDGEPLLIWEVNAMKKCGIDVINTLLAHGADVNATDINGMTALMHAIDKRGANKFIDALLAAQGQDVTKKDRGDNTVLMYAAWRNIDFVNKIIEKVSSGRQKEYVKEYINTQNNEKKTALMRAVEYGKADIVETLIGHGADATAKMLRVTIEALQKFQGSDREDDAMKTTKLLLGALLETDKDKNILSRSMDVGDRTLLQSAVINGNYPMVQILVEKYGDKISGQKQKALELAQKNDKIIKLLETLKD, encoded by the coding sequence ATGATGAAAAAAGCGATGCTTGTTATTTCTCTATGTACGGTTATGACACTCAAACCAGCGAGCTATTGGGACACTATTACAACAATGTTTCGTGCAGCAGAACATAAAATTACGGCAATTGCTAGCGCGTTTAAGTCTAAAGCAATTAATGCTCAGCAAAGTATTACTGAAACTTATCGTAAGTTTCGTCAAACTAAAAAAACCCAGCCATTTAAAGCACCAGAGCAAAAAACATTTGTGTATGATGATTTTTATGATGAGGGCAAGACATATACCGATAGGATTGCCTTGATTAAATCTGATCCTGATACATACAAAGATGCTAAGTATCATGGCGATCCGCTTATTATATGGGAAATTAATAACCTTGAACCATGTAGTATTAACAATAATGAGATTAAGCAATATGGTAGAATGGAAGCGCTTCGTAAGAAAAGTGAAGGATGTAGTCTTGATGTCATCAATACATTACTTGCATCTGAGGCTGATGTTAACGCAACTGATACTGAGGGCATGACTCCCCTTATGCATGCAATTAATAAGAGGCGTTTATGGATCGTACATCACTTATTAAGTGCTCAAAAACAAGACGTAATGGTGAAAGATAGGCGAGGCTTTACGGCCCTGATGTATGCTGCTGGTATCGATATAGATCTTGTTCCTGAAATTATAAAAAAAGTAGATGTTGAGCATAAAAATGAATACATAAATATGCAAAACGATGAGGGGAAAACTGCTCTAATAAGAGCTATTGAATTGAACCAGCCACTCATAGTTGAAGAACTCGTTAAAAGTGAGGCAGATGTTACTCCTGAAACGTTGAATATGGCGGTAGAAAAATGGCGAAACTTTCAAAATACGGATAAAGAATATATAGCTGATTCCATTATCCGCCACCTACTTAAGGGATTATTTAATAAAGATAACTTTATTTTTAGTGAATGGGACAATGATGGGGAGACTCTTCTTACCCGTGCAGCAGCCGATGGCAATTACAACATGGTACGCGACATATTATCAAAAAAATATAACGCCGACAAAAACTTTACTAACAAAAGCGACAAAACTGCATTAGAGATAGCCGAAGCGGCAAAAAAGATAATTCCAGAAACGGATATTGAAAAACATAAGGCCTATGAAAAGATTATTACTCTACTTGGAGCGCCAAAGCATAAAGAACAAAAATCTGAGATGGTGCCAAATACAAAACAATCTTCACCACCAGCTCCTGTAAAACTTGAGCAAAAAACATTTGAGTATAAAAATTTTTATGGCGAGGGCAAGACATGTGACAATAGGATCGCATTGATTAAAGCTTATCCTGATACATGCAAAGATATTAAGTTTGATGGCGAGCCGCTTCTTATATGGGAGGTTAATGCGATGAAAAAATGTGGTATTGATGTCATCAATACATTACTTGCGCATGGTGCAGATGTTAACGCCACTGATATTAATGGCATGACGGCTCTTATGCATGCAATTGATAAACGTGGTGCAAATAAATTTATAGACGCATTATTAGCGGCTCAAGGCCAAGATGTAACAAAAAAAGATAGGGGCGACAATACGGTGTTGATGTATGCTGCTTGGCGCAATATAGATTTTGTTAATAAAATTATAGAGAAAGTGTCTTCTGGTCGTCAAAAAGAATATGTAAAAGAATACATAAATACGCAAAATAACGAAAAAAAAACTGCCCTGATGCGGGCTGTTGAATATGGCAAGGCAGACATAGTTGAAACGCTCATTGGCCATGGAGCAGATGCCACTGCTAAAATGTTGCGTGTCACCATAGAGGCATTGCAAAAATTTCAAGGTAGTGATCGAGAAGATGACGCTATGAAGACTACTAAGTTACTACTTGGCGCTTTGCTTGAAACAGATAAAGATAAGAATATTTTGAGTAGATCGATGGATGTCGGTGATCGTACTCTTCTTCAATCTGCAGTAATCAATGGCAATTATCCTATGGTACAAATATTAGTAGAAAAATATGGTGACAAAATAAGCGGGCAAAAACAGAAGGCGCTAGAGCTTGCTCAGAAAAATGACAAGATTATTAAATTGCTTGAGACGTTAAAAGATTAG
- a CDS encoding DUF2062 domain-containing protein, translated as MKKFLKKIFSAESSPHKLALAVTFGASTAASPFWGLQTWLLFPISWIFKLNPTISITILYLINNPWTMIPIAAFDYYVGDWFARCILHTDLMPYNPSFMYWINNKIGVYLIKYLGICELAFWNFVIGGLILSTIVALVTYPCALMLFTRIASKRATKS; from the coding sequence ATGAAAAAATTTTTAAAAAAAATATTTAGCGCAGAGTCATCGCCGCATAAATTAGCCCTTGCGGTAACTTTTGGTGCGTCAACAGCCGCGTCTCCTTTTTGGGGCTTGCAAACGTGGCTTCTTTTTCCTATAAGTTGGATCTTTAAATTGAATCCCACTATATCTATAACTATATTATACCTCATCAATAATCCCTGGACTATGATACCCATAGCCGCGTTTGATTATTATGTGGGCGATTGGTTTGCTCGTTGTATTTTACATACAGACTTGATGCCTTACAATCCTTCATTTATGTATTGGATAAATAATAAAATAGGTGTTTATTTGATCAAATATCTTGGTATTTGTGAATTGGCCTTTTGGAACTTTGTCATCGGCGGGCTTATTTTATCAACTATTGTGGCATTAGTTACGTATCCGTGCGCTCTCATGTTATTCACACGTATTGCATCTAAAAGAGCGACTAAATCATGA